The Sphingomonas alpina genome has a segment encoding these proteins:
- a CDS encoding DUF6438 domain-containing protein: MRSTVLRTLLSSALLLAGCAVAPKPAEPQTAEPGAIVYETAPCYGLCPVYRVTIASDGTGTFTGMQHTVITGDRKFAASPDQFAAFAKVLAPYRPKGTRDITPGQPDCVDAATDMPSVDVQWKSGTATDKLTLYYGCNLQTGQAMAEALRTAPEMLPIADFIGKR; this comes from the coding sequence ATGCGATCGACCGTCCTGCGCACTCTCCTGTCCTCCGCGCTTCTGCTTGCCGGATGCGCGGTAGCCCCGAAACCGGCCGAGCCGCAGACTGCTGAGCCGGGGGCGATCGTGTACGAAACCGCGCCCTGTTATGGCCTCTGCCCGGTTTATCGTGTCACGATCGCGTCGGACGGAACCGGGACGTTCACGGGCATGCAGCACACGGTGATCACCGGCGACCGCAAATTCGCCGCCTCGCCCGATCAATTCGCTGCCTTCGCCAAAGTGCTCGCGCCCTATCGGCCCAAGGGCACGCGCGACATCACCCCCGGCCAGCCCGATTGTGTTGACGCGGCGACCGATATGCCCAGCGTGGACGTGCAATGGAAATCAGGTACGGCGACCGACAAGCTGACGCTTTATTATGGCTGCAATCTGCAAACCGGCCAGGCGATGGCGGAGGCGTTGCGGACGGCACCGGAGATGCTGCCGATCGCCGACTTCATCGGCAAGCGTTGA
- the rdgB gene encoding RdgB/HAM1 family non-canonical purine NTP pyrophosphatase, giving the protein MSGEGSGSQAIRKLVPGKLIIASHNEGKVREIRELLGPYGIEPISAAELDLPEPEETGTTFVANAELKALQAADLSGFPALADDSGLCVDALNGEPGIFSARWAGESRDFGVAMSLVNDRLDALEPEAGLPEISRDAHFVCALALAWPDGHVEWFEGRVEGALVWPPRGANGFGYDAMFLPDGGSETFGEMDPDAKHAISHRADAFRQLVTAVL; this is encoded by the coding sequence ATGAGTGGAGAAGGCAGCGGGTCCCAGGCGATCCGCAAGCTCGTCCCCGGCAAACTGATCATCGCCAGTCATAATGAGGGCAAGGTGCGCGAGATTCGCGAGCTGCTCGGCCCGTACGGCATCGAGCCGATTTCGGCTGCCGAACTCGACCTGCCCGAACCGGAGGAGACCGGCACCACCTTCGTCGCCAATGCCGAGTTGAAGGCGCTGCAGGCGGCCGACCTGTCCGGCTTCCCCGCACTGGCCGACGATAGCGGCCTGTGCGTCGATGCGCTGAACGGTGAGCCGGGCATTTTCTCGGCACGCTGGGCCGGGGAGTCGCGCGATTTCGGTGTGGCGATGTCCCTGGTCAACGACCGGCTCGATGCGCTTGAGCCGGAAGCAGGGCTCCCGGAAATCAGTCGGGACGCACATTTCGTCTGCGCGCTCGCGCTTGCCTGGCCCGACGGTCACGTCGAATGGTTCGAGGGACGGGTCGAAGGCGCGCTCGTCTGGCCGCCCCGCGGCGCGAACGGCTTCGGCTATGATGCGATGTTCCTGCCTGACGGCGGTAGCGAGACGTTCGGCGAGATGGATCCAGACGCAAAGCACGCGATCAGCCACCGCGCCGATGCGTTCCGGCAATTGGTGACCGCAGTCCTTTAA
- the hrcA gene encoding heat-inducible transcriptional repressor HrcA, with the protein MSAPPISDLNDRARDVFRVVVESYLDTGSPIGSRTIAQLSGLNLSPASIRNVMQDLEELGLLAAPHTSAGRMPTEIGLRLFVDGMMHALEPSAEERAAIESRVSQVGPVEEALAATTAALSGLSACAGLVMVPKRELVLRQMSFVPLSADKALAVLVSEDGAVENRVVDLPMGVSPSALVEAGNYMTAMLSGMTLTQARTRIEREIGEERALLDSVARTLIERGLAVWSEDSDRRPVLIVRGQGRLIDAAAAADLERIGTLLDDLEGKQEIAHLLDSASAGDATRIFIGAENKLFSLSGSSVIAKPFRGLDGRVVGVVGVIGPTRLNYARVVPMVDFTAATLARLMS; encoded by the coding sequence ATGTCCGCTCCCCCGATCAGCGATCTCAACGACCGCGCCCGCGATGTGTTTCGCGTGGTGGTCGAGAGCTATCTCGATACCGGCAGCCCGATCGGTTCACGCACGATCGCGCAACTGTCGGGACTCAACCTGTCGCCCGCGTCGATCCGCAACGTGATGCAGGATCTGGAGGAACTGGGCCTGCTCGCGGCACCCCATACCAGTGCGGGGCGGATGCCGACCGAAATCGGCCTGCGCTTGTTCGTCGACGGCATGATGCATGCACTCGAGCCCTCGGCGGAGGAGCGTGCCGCGATCGAATCGCGCGTGTCGCAGGTCGGACCGGTGGAGGAGGCGCTTGCTGCGACCACTGCGGCGCTGTCGGGTCTGTCGGCCTGTGCCGGGCTGGTGATGGTGCCCAAGCGCGAACTGGTGCTGCGCCAGATGAGTTTCGTGCCGCTGTCCGCGGACAAGGCGCTTGCGGTATTGGTCAGTGAGGATGGCGCGGTGGAGAATCGCGTGGTCGACCTGCCGATGGGCGTGTCTCCTTCTGCCCTGGTCGAGGCGGGCAATTACATGACCGCCATGCTGTCAGGGATGACCCTGACTCAGGCACGGACGCGGATCGAGCGCGAGATCGGCGAAGAACGAGCCTTGCTCGACAGCGTCGCGCGCACCCTGATCGAGCGCGGTCTTGCGGTGTGGAGCGAGGATAGTGATCGCCGCCCGGTCCTGATCGTGCGTGGGCAGGGGCGGCTGATCGACGCGGCAGCCGCGGCCGATCTGGAACGGATCGGCACTTTGCTCGATGACCTTGAAGGCAAGCAGGAGATCGCCCATCTGCTCGACAGCGCAAGCGCGGGGGATGCGACGCGGATCTTTATCGGGGCGGAGAACAAACTCTTCTCGCTGTCGGGATCCTCGGTCATCGCCAAGCCGTTTCGTGGGCTCGACGGGCGCGTCGTCGGCGTTGTCGGGGTCATTGGCCCGACAAGGTTGAACTATGCGCGGGTTGTGCCAATGGTTGATTTTACCGCCGCGACACTGGCGCGGCTGATGAGTTGA
- a CDS encoding GNAT family N-acetyltransferase has protein sequence MTQGPSRGELRIARLSIAEGPAFDDFYEIFCEALPASERKTREQIAALVTRPDYRILIGEIDDQVMSFAVLFLSDRHPMALLEYLGTSAAARGRGLGAEMFRAVLDRIGSHSLVIEVDSDRQDSSDREMRRRRKQFYARLGARQVMGVEYRMPRIGADSPPELDLMIWPGEGRTQVTRGEVTAWIEAIYRGAYDRVVPDDELAKMVDAMPSHVDLTR, from the coding sequence GTGACGCAAGGGCCCTCCCGTGGCGAGTTGCGGATCGCGCGACTGAGTATCGCCGAAGGGCCGGCCTTTGACGATTTCTACGAGATATTTTGCGAGGCGCTTCCGGCGAGCGAGCGCAAGACGCGCGAGCAGATCGCGGCGCTTGTGACCAGGCCCGACTATCGCATCCTGATCGGCGAAATCGACGATCAGGTGATGTCGTTCGCGGTTCTTTTCCTGTCGGACCGCCACCCGATGGCGCTGCTGGAATATCTCGGAACCTCGGCCGCTGCGCGCGGGCGAGGGCTTGGCGCGGAGATGTTTCGCGCCGTGCTCGATCGGATCGGCAGTCATAGTCTGGTGATCGAAGTCGATAGCGATCGTCAGGACAGTAGCGACCGGGAGATGCGCCGTCGCCGCAAGCAATTCTACGCTCGATTGGGCGCGCGGCAGGTCATGGGCGTTGAGTATCGGATGCCCAGGATCGGTGCTGACTCGCCGCCCGAACTCGACTTGATGATCTGGCCTGGTGAAGGGCGAACCCAGGTCACGCGGGGCGAAGTAACGGCCTGGATCGAGGCTATATATCGCGGAGCCTATGACCGCGTCGTTCCTGACGACGAACTGGCGAAGATGGTCGATGCAATGCCGTCTCACGTCGATCTGACCCGTTGA
- the rph gene encoding ribonuclease PH has translation MRPSGRTPDQMRTITIEPRFTRHAEGSVLIGFGDTKVLVTASVEERLPPWMRGKGEGWVTAEYGMLPRATHTRGSREAAKGKQSGRTQEIQRLIGRSLRAVTDLKLLGERQITLDCDVIQADGGTRTASISGAWVALRLAIDGLMAEGKLTADPLTQKVAAVSCGIYQGTPVLDLDYDEDSNADADANFVLLENGNIAEAQATAEGATYDEEALLRLLRLARIGCADIFAAQAKAVAK, from the coding sequence ATGCGCCCATCCGGCCGCACCCCCGATCAGATGCGCACGATCACGATCGAACCGCGCTTTACCCGCCATGCCGAGGGATCGGTGCTGATCGGTTTCGGCGATACCAAGGTGCTGGTGACAGCTTCGGTCGAGGAGCGTCTGCCGCCATGGATGCGCGGCAAGGGCGAAGGCTGGGTCACCGCGGAATATGGCATGCTGCCCCGCGCCACCCACACCCGCGGCAGCCGTGAAGCGGCCAAAGGCAAGCAGTCTGGCCGCACCCAGGAAATCCAGCGCTTGATCGGGCGCTCCCTTCGCGCGGTGACCGACCTGAAGCTGCTCGGCGAGCGCCAGATCACACTCGATTGCGACGTGATCCAGGCCGATGGCGGCACGCGCACCGCATCGATCTCCGGCGCATGGGTCGCGCTGCGCCTCGCCATCGACGGGCTGATGGCCGAGGGCAAGCTGACCGCCGATCCGCTGACCCAGAAGGTCGCGGCGGTGTCGTGCGGCATCTATCAGGGCACGCCTGTGCTCGACCTCGATTATGACGAGGATTCCAACGCCGACGCCGATGCCAATTTCGTGCTGCTCGAAAACGGCAACATCGCCGAAGCACAGGCCACTGCCGAAGGCGCGACTTATGACGAGGAAGCCTTGTTGCGTCTGCTGCGTTTGGCACGCATCGGCTGCGCGGACATCTTCGCGGCACAGGCAAAGGCGGTCGCGAAATGA